A section of the Pleuronectes platessa chromosome 7, fPlePla1.1, whole genome shotgun sequence genome encodes:
- the cdkn1cb gene encoding cyclin-dependent kinase inhibitor 1C, translated as MSNVQLSCSALERLVARRTFPLHRRTSVCRNLFGPVDHDELSREMTAKMREISERDQQRWNFNFEGNTPLEGDYKWEEVTVDNTPEFYQDSVQNGRIRVPAAPVKQRPSSDSAVPETPLPDVLERLAVPESSGAPCQVEVNQENRTDKINSGRTSHRQVPCLRRKRAATTDNTTHITDFFVKRKRAADRKPSDTGVCHLSKSPIPVEQTPRKRIR; from the exons ATGTCCAATGTCCAGTTATCGTGCAGCGCGCTGGAGAGGCTGGTGGCCAGGAGGACCTTCCCTCTCCACAGGCGCACCAGCGTCTGCCGCAACCTCTTCGGGCCGGTAGACCACGACGAGCTGAGCCGGGAGATGACAGCCAAGATGCGGGAGATTTCCGAGCGCGACCAGCAGAGGTGGAACTTTAATTTCGAGGGCAACACTCCGCTGGAAGGGGATTACAAGTGGGAAGAGGTGACCGTGGATAACACGCCGGAGTTTTACCAGGACTCGGTACAAAACGGCAGGATCCGGGTGCCCGCGGCGCCCGTCAAGCAGAGGCCCTCCTCGGACTCCGCTGTCCCGGAGACGCCTCTCCCGGACGTGCTGGAGCGCTTGGCCGTGCCCGAGAGCAGCGGCGCTCCGTGCCAGGTGGAGGTCAACCAGGAGAACCGCACGGACAAGATCAACTCAGGGAGGACGAGTCATAGACAGGTCCCGTGCCTGAGACGCAAGAGGGCTGCCACTACTGACAACACCACGCACATCACAG ACTTTTTCGTGAAACGAAAGAGGGCTGCTGACAGAAAGCCCAGTGACACGGGTGTGTGCCACCTCTCCAAGTCTCCCATCCCGGTAGAGCAGACTCCACGGAAGAGGATCCGTTGA